The Ramlibacter sp. PS4R-6 nucleotide sequence TGGAATGGAAGTGCGTCTACGTGCTCAATTGCGTGGACGGCTGCATCCCCAGCGACATGGCCACGGGCACGACGGAAGAAATCGAGGAAGAGCGGCGCCTGCTCTATGTGGCGATGACGCGCGCCAAGGAACACCTGCAGCTCATCGTGCCGCACCGGTTCTATGTCACGCAGCAATCCGGCGACCGTCACATGTATGCGGCGCGCACGCGCTTCATCGCCGAGCCCATGCTCGACAAGTTCGAGCAAGTGACGTGGCCGCAGGTCGAGGCGCCAAGCGGCGCGGCAGCCCAACCACAGGCGCCGGTGCTGCAGGTGCGCGCCCGCGCGCGCGCCGCCTGGCGCTGAAACACATCCAACATTTTCCAACAGCGATGGCACAGCAGCGTGCCCGCGCGTTCCAATCGGCTCATCGATTTGTTGGGAGACATGCAATGCAAGAACGATTCACACGGAGCGTCTTCATGGCCCTGTGCGCATGCGCGTTGGCGGCCTGCGGCAACCTGCAGATGCCGGACATGCGCATGGGCGCCGCGCCCACGGCGGTCGTCGCCGCCACGCCGTTCACGCCGGTGGAGCGCGAGCTGGTCACGAAGATCGCCGCCAAGGGCATGTACGAGGTGGAGGTGTCGAAGCTCGCCGCCGACAAGGCCATGAGCCCGGCGATCCGCGACTTCGCCCGAGCCATGGTCACGCACCACACGCAGATGAACAACGAGGTCATCGCGCTGATGGCCGCGCGCGGCGTCGCGCCGCCTAGGGGGCTGGCCGCCGACAAAGCCACCAAGCTGCACCGCCTGGCGGCCTTGCCGCGCAGCGACGCCTTCGACAACGGCTACATCCGCGTCGTCGGCGTTGAAGACCACCGCAACGCCATCGCCATGCTGGAGAAGGCGCGCGGGCAGGTGAAGGACCGCGAACTGCGCGAGTTCGTCGACCGCTCGCTGGCCACCATGCGCATGCACCTGCAGATGGCGCAGGGCGCGCTGGCGTCCCTTTCGGGTTGACGGCGGCGACACGGCCCCGCCACACGCGCCTGCGACAATGCGATGTGGCTCTCAAGAACGCGACCAATTTCCGCGACCTCGCGGCCAACGTGAGCGCGCCGCTCAGGCGCGGCGTGCTGTACCGCTCGGACCACCTGGGCGCCCTCGACGCGGAAGACGCGCAGGCGATCCAGTCGCTGGGCGTGAAGCGCGTGCTCGACTTCCGCGGCGTGCACGAGCGCACGGCCGCCGCCTGCCGCCTGCCCGGGGTGCAGGTGCATTCGCTGGCCATCGAGCCGACCATCGTGCAGGTGCTGTCGGACCTGATGAACGCCGGCCACTCGCTCACCGAGTCCGACGTCGTCGCGCACATGCAGGACACCTACCGCGGCTTCGTGCGCACGAGCACCCACCGCTTCGCCGAGTTCTTCGCGCACCTGCTCGAATCGAGCGAGCCCACGGTGTTCCATTGCACCGCCGGCAAGGACCGCACGGGGTTCGCCGCGGTGCTGGTGCTGCGGGCGCTGGGTGCGCGCGACGACGAGGTGATGCGCGACTACCTGCTCACGAACGAGCTGCTCAAGCCCGAGCGCATCCGCGGCGACTGGGCCCTGCCCGAACATGCGGCGAAAGTGCTCTATGGCGTGCAGCCCGCGTTCCTCGAGGCGGCGCTCGCCGAGATCGACGCCCATTGGGGCGGCATGGACGGCTACCTGCGCGTGGGCCTGGGCCTGGGTGAAGGCGAAAGGCAACGTTTGCGCGACTTGTACCTGGCAGCGGGCTAGCGCGCCCAAGCAGGCATCCTGCGCGCTGTCCCAAGGGGTTCCTACCGCGCGCACCGTCCGGTTCCTACATCGATGAGCTTCGGCGGGGGCGCACGATTGCCCCATGTCGAAACCCCAAGCACCCAGCGACAAGAAGGTCGGGATCCTCAGCGAGGAGCAGCCCGACCTGGTCGCACCCAGCGGCGTGAACGAGCGCGACCACGGCGCCGCGGACGACAAGCCCATGGGCGGGGGCTCGGTGAACCTCGACGACGAAACCATGGAGCACCCGCGCGGGAAGACGACCGCCAACGGGGGCACCTGGGAGGCGGAGGGCGGCGACAGCGCACCGCTCGGACCGCCAGGCGCCGGCTTGTCCAACAACAACGGACCCAGCGACCGCTCCAACCGGGGCTGACCATGAAACCGAAACGGGAGGGCAACTTGGTCTACGCGCTGTTCTCTCTGGGTGTGCTCGCGGCGGCAGCCGCGGTGTATTCGGCCGCGATCGGCTACCTGTGGGTGCGGCAGGAACGCCTGCTGTTCGAACCGGTGCCGCTCGACCCGAACGAAAAACTCGTCGACGACGAGGACGTCCACGAACGCTGGATCGACGTGCCGGGCGCCCGGCTGTCGTGCGCGCAGCTGAAGCTGCCCAACCCGCGCGGCGTGATGTTCTTCCTGCACGGCAACTCGGGCAACCTGCGCGACTGCCTGGTGGACCTGGACGCCTTCCGCGAACTGAATTTCGACGTCGTGATGTTCGACTACCGCGGCTACGGCAAGAGCTCGGGCCGCATCGAAAGCGAACAGCAGCTGCGCCGCGACGTGCGCCACGTCTGGGACCACTACGGCCCGCAATACGAGGGCAAGCGCATCGTGATCGCCGGCCAGTCGCTGGGCACGGGCCTGGCCGCGGGCCTGGGCGCCGAGCTGTGCGCCGAAGGCCGCGAACCCGACCTGACGCTGCTCGTGTCGCCGTACAGCAGCATGCGCGCGCTGGCCGACGAACTCTATCCGTGGGTGCCCAAGGGCGTGCTGCGCTACCCGCTGCACACCGTGGAGCACGCGAGCCGCCTGAAGGGCCCGGTCATGCTGATCCACGGCGACCAGGACGACCTGATCGGCATCCACCACAGCCACGCGCTGAAGGGCGTGATGCCCGATGCGGCGCTGCACCTGCTCGAAGGCGCGGGCCACGGCGACGTGCACAAGCACCCCAGCTACCGCACGACGCTGGCCGGTGCGCTCGGCGCGCTCTGATCAGGCTTTCACGACGGGCTGGATGAAGCCCAGGGCCGCGCCGACGGGGTCGACGAGGATCCCGACGCGGCCCACCTCCGGGACCTCCAGGACCTTTTGCGCGAGCGTGCCGCCCAGCGGCGCCACGCGCGCGGCGATCGCGTCGGCGTTCTCCACCTTCACGTAAGGCACCCACTGCGCGGGGTCGCCGTCCTTCTCGGTCTTCATGATCCCGCCGCGCGCCTTGCCGGCGGCGTCCTGCAGGACGCGGTACATGCCGATGGGTCCCATGTCCCAGTCCATGTGCGTGTAGCCGAACACGCTCTCGTAGAAGGCCAGCGCCTTCTGCGGGTCCGGCGTGGCAAGTTCGTTCCAGTCGAAGTCGCCGCTGGCCACGTGTTCGGCGTCGGGGCGGTCGCCCTGCAGGCCCTTCCAGATCGACACACGCGCGCCCGTCGGGTCGAGCACCGTCGCACCGCGGCCGATGCCGGGATAGTCGACGGGCTCCATTGCGGGCTTCGCACCGGCGGCAAGGGCGGCGCGGTAGCGGTCGTCCACGTCGGCGACCGACAGCCACGAGCGCCAGTGGTGGGGCGTGCCCGCAACCACGCCGCCGATGAAGTCGGCGCCGTTGTGGATGACTTCGTAGCTGCCCGGCGCCATCGCCTTCACTTTCCAGCCGAGCAGTTCCTCGTAGAACTGCCGCGCTTTCGGG carries:
- a CDS encoding DUF4142 domain-containing protein; this encodes MALCACALAACGNLQMPDMRMGAAPTAVVAATPFTPVERELVTKIAAKGMYEVEVSKLAADKAMSPAIRDFARAMVTHHTQMNNEVIALMAARGVAPPRGLAADKATKLHRLAALPRSDAFDNGYIRVVGVEDHRNAIAMLEKARGQVKDRELREFVDRSLATMRMHLQMAQGALASLSG
- a CDS encoding alpha/beta hydrolase — encoded protein: MKPKREGNLVYALFSLGVLAAAAAVYSAAIGYLWVRQERLLFEPVPLDPNEKLVDDEDVHERWIDVPGARLSCAQLKLPNPRGVMFFLHGNSGNLRDCLVDLDAFRELNFDVVMFDYRGYGKSSGRIESEQQLRRDVRHVWDHYGPQYEGKRIVIAGQSLGTGLAAGLGAELCAEGREPDLTLLVSPYSSMRALADELYPWVPKGVLRYPLHTVEHASRLKGPVMLIHGDQDDLIGIHHSHALKGVMPDAALHLLEGAGHGDVHKHPSYRTTLAGALGAL
- a CDS encoding VOC family protein — encoded protein: MAYHFGKFAWFEHVSNDAPKARQFYEELLGWKVKAMAPGSYEVIHNGADFIGGVVAGTPHHWRSWLSVADVDDRYRAALAAGAKPAMEPVDYPGIGRGATVLDPTGARVSIWKGLQGDRPDAEHVASGDFDWNELATPDPQKALAFYESVFGYTHMDWDMGPIGMYRVLQDAAGKARGGIMKTEKDGDPAQWVPYVKVENADAIAARVAPLGGTLAQKVLEVPEVGRVGILVDPVGAALGFIQPVVKA
- a CDS encoding tyrosine-protein phosphatase, whose translation is MALKNATNFRDLAANVSAPLRRGVLYRSDHLGALDAEDAQAIQSLGVKRVLDFRGVHERTAAACRLPGVQVHSLAIEPTIVQVLSDLMNAGHSLTESDVVAHMQDTYRGFVRTSTHRFAEFFAHLLESSEPTVFHCTAGKDRTGFAAVLVLRALGARDDEVMRDYLLTNELLKPERIRGDWALPEHAAKVLYGVQPAFLEAALAEIDAHWGGMDGYLRVGLGLGEGERQRLRDLYLAAG
- a CDS encoding serine/threonine protein kinase translates to MSKPQAPSDKKVGILSEEQPDLVAPSGVNERDHGAADDKPMGGGSVNLDDETMEHPRGKTTANGGTWEAEGGDSAPLGPPGAGLSNNNGPSDRSNRG